From the genome of Thermoplasmata archaeon:
GTTGAGCGACCAGCCATCGGATAGCTGCTTCCCAACACCTCCGTTGCTTCGAGATGTCAACTTTGAATGCCGGATCAGGGGCGGCGTGGTCCGGAACGTGCCACCTATGACAGAGGTAGGCAGCCGGATTCTGTCAGCATTGAGCGTCCTATCAAGCTGCTCCACGACCGTGACCGTCATTGCTTTGCAGACCCCAGTTTCGTTAGAATCGACGCAGCCCTATAAAAGTGCCTCCGGGGGAGAGGTCGGCGAATCGGGGATAACGACGAGAGAATTGGATCAACATCATGGCATGCTCGCAAACCAGTTGGTGATCGGCGAGGCGGATTCATAGCCGACAATCGACAGTTCGAACTCGGAGCCATCCGGGGAAATCAAATGCATATTGTGTTTGCGAAGCTTCGATTGCGTACTTGTAGGTGTGCCCATGCGGGACGGAGGTCGTCCCGTCGCCGCATCGTTGAGAGCCCTCCCTCGCCTCTGAGGACTCGCGGAAAAAGTCGGAGGGGACCCTTAGCGGTATTTCAACTCTCAACCTACGGTTCCACGGGATCGACTGGGTCCCTGGCGGACCAGAAAGCGAGTCCTCCACCCGGAAGGCTGACGATCTTGAGCCCGTTAGGCCCAGACATTTCCCACGCTTCATAGTGCAGGTCTGGAGGGACCAGGAGAACATCGCCATCAATGAATACGATTTCGAGCGTCCCGTCCTTCAACGCTATTGCTGTGCGCGCGGTCTTGTGAAGTAGTCTCAGGGCTCCACTCACTTTTGCGACATAATCGTATTCAATCGAATAGCCTACTTCCGTCCCGGCGTGACGTATCTTGAACTGCCCACCGATTCGAAACTCGAAGGCATCGTTCCGCCGGATGAACATGACGCCAAAACTCGAGTCAACATAGCAACGCTCAAGAGTCCAGCCGCCGACCTCAATGGGGATGTCTATCTCTCGAGCCGAATGTGGCACCTGGTCCTGAATCACCAACTTGACTTAGAATCTGCCGGAACCGCAGGTGCTTGACGTCTAATCAGTCTCTCCTCGGTTCGACGTGATGGCCTACTACAAAATCGGCGTCCCCTGACCTCAGGCGTGGAACGGCCAGATCGGAGAGCCGCAGGGGGGAATTGAACCCCCGACCTGCGCCTTACCAAGGCGCCGCTCTACCCCTAAGCCACTGCGGCAACGCGGGGCCCAAACCTCCGATCCGCATAAATACTCCCGCACGACGCCGATCGGAGTCGTGACGCTACATTTTGCGGCTCGCCGTGTCGTCGCGTAGAGATGGCGACGCGAGTCCTGGCGCCGCCCCTTCCTGGGAAGAGTGGTGGTGCAACTTGTGGATTTCCTGCAGGAGCGCCCCGTACTCTTTCTTCGCCTCCATCTCGACGACGACGGTCAACATGCGCATCCACATCGCAGGGTAGGCTACGAGCCAGACGGCCGAAGCGATGAGAATCGTGACGATCGAGCTGGGAAGGAGGTCCCCCAGGCCGACGTACCCGAGGAAATTGCGGAGGACAATCTGCGTCGCAATCGAAGATGCGGCGAGGAACGCGACGAGGCGCAGCCGCTTCACCCAACGATCGTGAATTGTTGCTTGAGCAAGGTGAAAGAGACCGTGATACCACCCGACGACGCGATGCATCCGAAGCCGCAACAGGCGTCTTGCAGGGGCCTATAAGATGCTTCGCCCCCAAGTATCGACGGTGAATAGCGGGCCCCGACTCCCTCCGGCCTATCTTCGTTGTCCGCGATTTCAGGGCCTTGGGGACCGTCGCTGACGAAATTCCCGCCCCGGCGCGAACCAATCATTAAGTAACGCACGGGGCTTCGCAACGACGGATGAAGACTTCCCTCTCCTCCTTTGATCTTCGCGCGCTCGTCGCGGAGTGGCAAGGGCTGGTCGGCGGACACGTCGACAAGATCTATCAGACGGGAGACGACGTAATCTTCCGGATCAACCTCGCCGGCGGCGGGAAGGCGGAACTCTACTCCAAAGCGGGCCGCTGGCTGTGCCTGCACGAAGTCGAAACAAAACCGGAATCGCCGCCGCCGTTCGCGCAGACGCTCCGGCGGCTGCTCGACAACGCCCGCATCGTCGCAATCGAGCAGCGGGGATACGACCGGATCGCGGTCCTCGCCGTCGAACGAGGTCCCGACGCGCTGCGCGTCATCTTCGAGGTTTTCGGGAATGGGAATCTCGTCGTCACGAAAGGCGACACGGCCGTGGCGGTGCAGTTCCCGCAGGTGTTCAAGGACCGCAAGGTTCAGGTGGGCGAGTCGTACGCGTTCCCCGCGGCGGGAGTGGACGCGCTCGAGCTCGACCGAGGCGGGTTCGCGGAAACCTTGCGAGGTGCGAAGGGCCAGACCGTGCGGGTTCTCGCGAGCATCCTCAACCTGGGCGGGACCTACGCGGAGGAGGTGTGCCTACGGTCGGCGGTCCCGAAAGACACCAAGGTGCGGGAACTGACGGATCCGCAGATCGATGCGCTCTACACGGCGCTCAACAACCTCGCGGTGGCGGTCGAGCAGGAGCGCCGCCCGGCGGTCGTGTTCCAGGCAGGCCGAGCGGTGGACGCGACGCCCATCGAGTTGATTCAGCACCGCGGCCTGGAGCGCCGCGAGTTCCCGACGTTCAACGAGGCGCTCTCGCACTATCTGACGGTCGCGGAGCCGGAGGTCGAGGGAGCAAGAGCCGAGGGTGCGGCGGCGAAGCTCCTTCGACGGATCGCGCAGCAGGAGGAATCTTTGGCCGCCCTCCGAGAGGAGGCGACCCGCCTCGAGGCGCAGGCGGTCTTCCTGTACGGCCACTACCCGGTGTTCGACGAGCTCCTCAAGGCAGTCCGAGAAGGACGAGATCCGCCGGAGCACGGCCAGATCAAGGCAATCGACCGGAAAGAGCGCACGGTCACCCTGTCGATCGGAGACTTCGACACGATCACCCTGGACTACGAGGAGGACGTGACCGCGAACGCGCAAGCGCTCTACGACCGTCGGCGCGAGGCGCTGCTCAAGTCGCAACGGGTCGAGGAGGCGATCGCCGCGACGCGGATGGAGATGAAAGCCATGAGCGCGAAGGCGTTGAAAGCCGCCAAGCGTCCTCGCGTGAAGGCGACGAAGGCGCTGTGGTTCGAGGCGTATCGCTGGACCCTGTCGTCCGAGGGCTGCCTGATCCTCGGCGGACGAGACGCCCGGACGAACGACCAGCTCGTGAAGAAGCACCTGAAGGAAGGGGACCGCTACGCCCACGCCGATGTCCACGGTGCTCCGTCCAC
Proteins encoded in this window:
- a CDS encoding DUF6188 family protein, which codes for MIQDQVPHSAREIDIPIEVGGWTLERCYVDSSFGVMFIRRNDAFEFRIGGQFKIRHAGTEVGYSIEYDYVAKVSGALRLLHKTARTAIALKDGTLEIVFIDGDVLLVPPDLHYEAWEMSGPNGLKIVSLPGGGLAFWSARDPVDPVEP
- the rqcH gene encoding ribosome rescue protein RqcH, translating into MKTSLSSFDLRALVAEWQGLVGGHVDKIYQTGDDVIFRINLAGGGKAELYSKAGRWLCLHEVETKPESPPPFAQTLRRLLDNARIVAIEQRGYDRIAVLAVERGPDALRVIFEVFGNGNLVVTKGDTAVAVQFPQVFKDRKVQVGESYAFPAAGVDALELDRGGFAETLRGAKGQTVRVLASILNLGGTYAEEVCLRSAVPKDTKVRELTDPQIDALYTALNNLAVAVEQERRPAVVFQAGRAVDATPIELIQHRGLERREFPTFNEALSHYLTVAEPEVEGARAEGAAAKLLRRIAQQEESLAALREEATRLEAQAVFLYGHYPVFDELLKAVREGRDPPEHGQIKAIDRKERTVTLSIGDFDTITLDYEEDVTANAQALYDRRREALLKSQRVEEAIAATRMEMKAMSAKALKAAKRPRVKATKALWFEAYRWTLSSEGCLILGGRDARTNDQLVKKHLKEGDRYAHADVHGAPSTVIKEGARASEATLREACEFALAYSKAWSAGLAAGSAYWVLPEQVSKQAESGEFLPRGAFMIRGKRNYVHDLPVRLAVGEVEVEGHRKVMGGPVSAVAARATRYVVLAPGKADREAVTKRLAAAFAVPIEEIARTMPPGSVEIVERHGLEA